A region of uncultured Desulfobacter sp. DNA encodes the following proteins:
- a CDS encoding ATP-binding cassette domain-containing protein, translating into MQNSVKIKIRDLSFYYRTRIILENINIDIYKNTITSITGPSGQGKSSFLTILNRLCQNMDGARVDGLVAIDFGHGFEDIFQKKFPLPELRKKVGMVFQIPNPLPMSIYKNVAFPLKLAGNKNQDNVREKVKNALEQASLWEEVKDRLSEDARLLSGGQQQRLCLARSLVLDPQVLLLDEPTSSLDDTSVKVIEKLLGRLKNRCTIIMVSHYMDQVKRIADQQFVLRDRQLKSV; encoded by the coding sequence ATGCAAAATTCGGTTAAGATCAAAATCAGAGACCTTTCTTTCTATTACAGAACCCGGATCATCCTGGAAAATATAAATATTGATATTTATAAAAATACCATTACTTCCATTACAGGACCCTCGGGGCAGGGCAAATCATCATTTCTCACCATATTGAACCGGCTTTGCCAGAACATGGACGGCGCAAGGGTTGACGGACTGGTCGCCATTGATTTCGGCCATGGTTTTGAAGATATTTTTCAAAAAAAGTTCCCCCTGCCCGAATTGAGAAAAAAGGTGGGTATGGTATTTCAGATCCCCAACCCTTTGCCCATGAGCATTTACAAAAATGTGGCATTTCCTTTAAAACTTGCGGGAAATAAGAATCAGGACAATGTCCGGGAAAAAGTGAAAAATGCCCTTGAACAGGCCTCTTTATGGGAAGAGGTCAAGGACAGGCTGTCCGAGGATGCACGCCTTCTTTCAGGGGGGCAGCAGCAGCGGCTTTGTCTGGCCAGATCCCTTGTCCTCGATCCCCAGGTTCTGCTCCTTGATGAACCTACATCCAGTCTGGATGACACTTCGGTAAAGGTCATAGAGAAACTGCTGGGACGGTTGAAAAACAGATGTACGATTATAATGGTTTCCCATTATATGGACCAGGTCAAACGGATTGCCGATCAGCAGTTTGTTTTGCGCGACCGGCAGTTGAAATCTGTTTAG
- a CDS encoding methyl-accepting chemotaxis protein, with the protein MRLSLKSKLILGGVIVSMLPLAVVGYFAVSKASSALVSGAKSQALQIAKDLASLAEEIVSQEIIYTESMAQDRTVIEAVSKVYDSGRDSASQQLHELEEFIVAIAAKCQGRYECILVTDQDGIVIADNTQKLIGASLGDREYFTHAKQGRTNLSPPLLSKASGQPIISLAVPLNTASGRFGGAFVFLIKLDRLSDKITAVKIGETGYPFMIDKTGLVISHPSDKIRFKATVANMKGMETISRRMMAQESGVENYLFNGVSKIAGFTPVKSTGWSIIVTQNEDEFLSSAHSIQKLVVIVGLFSLVIIVLGILWFVKGIMLQLGGEPGEIADIADSIADGNLTIKFQENGGKSTGVYASMKKMTGNLVAMLTEITGGTKTLTASSTELSAISEQMASSAGHTSDRANAVAAAAEEMTTSMNGVAAATEQTSANIQMIVAAAEEMSSTISEIASNTAKGSQTTMDAVKKAEQVSLKVNELGHAASQISKVTEAIADISEQTNLLALNATIEAARAGEAGKGFAVVAGEIKALAQQTANATSEIGSRIGEVQVTTRESVAAIESIVEVINEINTVVTSVAAAIEEQSATTQEIVHNVSQAGQGVNEVNENVNQASAVAGEVSQDINLVSQASDEMRNGSLQVNESSAELSKLAENLNQLVAKFTLA; encoded by the coding sequence ATGAGACTGTCGCTGAAATCAAAATTGATTCTTGGAGGAGTTATTGTTTCCATGCTTCCCCTTGCCGTTGTGGGTTATTTTGCTGTTAGTAAGGCCAGCAGTGCCCTGGTGTCAGGCGCAAAATCCCAGGCCTTGCAAATCGCCAAAGATCTGGCTTCGCTGGCAGAAGAGATAGTCAGCCAGGAAATAATTTATACTGAGTCCATGGCCCAGGATCGTACAGTGATTGAGGCCGTTTCCAAGGTGTATGATTCCGGTCGGGACTCTGCATCCCAGCAGTTACATGAATTAGAGGAATTTATTGTGGCAATCGCGGCTAAATGCCAAGGGCGCTACGAATGTATTCTCGTTACGGACCAGGATGGAATTGTCATCGCCGACAATACACAAAAACTTATCGGCGCTTCCCTTGGGGACCGGGAATATTTTACTCATGCGAAACAAGGCCGGACCAATTTAAGTCCTCCCCTTTTATCAAAGGCCTCGGGACAGCCGATTATCAGCCTGGCCGTACCCTTGAATACGGCTTCCGGTCGATTTGGCGGCGCATTTGTATTTCTCATCAAGCTGGATAGACTTAGCGATAAAATTACCGCCGTCAAAATAGGAGAAACCGGGTATCCGTTTATGATAGACAAAACAGGCCTGGTTATTTCACATCCCTCTGATAAAATTCGTTTTAAAGCCACTGTAGCCAATATGAAAGGCATGGAGACGATTTCCAGGCGAATGATGGCCCAGGAATCTGGTGTGGAGAATTATCTGTTTAACGGAGTGTCTAAAATTGCCGGGTTTACCCCGGTCAAATCCACGGGCTGGAGCATCATCGTGACCCAGAATGAAGACGAATTTTTAAGCTCGGCCCATTCAATTCAAAAGCTGGTCGTCATTGTGGGGCTGTTTTCCCTGGTGATTATTGTGCTTGGTATCCTCTGGTTTGTTAAAGGCATTATGCTTCAACTTGGCGGAGAACCTGGTGAGATTGCGGACATTGCAGACAGCATTGCCGATGGGAATTTAACGATAAAATTTCAGGAAAATGGCGGGAAATCAACAGGTGTCTATGCCAGCATGAAGAAAATGACCGGCAACCTGGTGGCCATGCTGACGGAAATCACGGGCGGCACCAAGACCCTCACAGCATCTTCCACAGAGCTTTCTGCTATTTCAGAACAGATGGCCTCCAGTGCTGGTCATACATCTGACAGAGCCAACGCTGTTGCGGCGGCCGCAGAAGAGATGACCACAAGCATGAATGGTGTGGCCGCAGCCACGGAGCAGACGTCGGCCAATATCCAGATGATTGTCGCTGCAGCAGAGGAGATGTCCTCGACAATTTCAGAAATTGCATCCAACACGGCCAAAGGCAGTCAGACAACTATGGATGCCGTTAAGAAAGCCGAACAGGTGTCTTTAAAAGTAAACGAGCTTGGCCATGCCGCCTCTCAAATCAGTAAAGTTACCGAGGCCATTGCGGATATTTCCGAACAGACCAATCTTTTGGCTCTTAATGCAACCATAGAAGCCGCAAGGGCAGGGGAGGCCGGAAAAGGGTTCGCCGTAGTTGCCGGAGAGATCAAAGCTCTTGCCCAGCAAACAGCCAACGCCACCAGCGAAATTGGTTCCAGGATAGGTGAGGTTCAGGTCACCACCAGGGAATCTGTTGCGGCCATTGAATCCATTGTGGAAGTTATTAACGAAATTAATACCGTTGTAACATCTGTTGCTGCGGCCATCGAAGAGCAGAGTGCCACGACCCAGGAAATAGTCCATAACGTAAGCCAGGCGGGCCAGGGAGTCAATGAGGTGAATGAAAACGTCAACCAGGCGTCTGCTGTCGCCGGCGAGGTCAGCCAGGATATTAACCTCGTCAGCCAGGCTTCTGATGAAATGCGAAACGGCAGTCTCCAGGTCAATGAAAGTTCGGCCGAACTGTCCAAACTGGCAGAAAATCTTAACCAGCTGGTTGCAAAGTTTACTTTGGCATAA
- a CDS encoding EFR1 family ferrodoxin (N-terminal region resembles flavodoxins. C-terminal ferrodoxin region binds two 4Fe-4S clusters.), producing MNLKINTLYFSATGTTEKIVNRIAQIIAKNFSEKTAVNTIDFTRPEARKKTFSFDKNDIVIFGIPVYAGRVPNVLLKFLNTISGNGAKAVAIVLYGNRNYDDALIEFKDILESDGFDVIAGGAFIGEHSFSVTLAAGRPDQQDMALAADFADKITNKIKTVRDGFDIIVRGNKPYRDYYRPKDPDGNPVSILKVTPKTNSNCTDCKLCCEICPMGSIDWDDVSNITGICIKCGACIKKCPVDAKYFDDEKYLRHKQELEDELTPIRREPEYFV from the coding sequence ATGAACTTGAAAATAAATACACTGTATTTCAGTGCAACCGGAACAACTGAGAAAATTGTAAACCGTATAGCACAAATCATTGCAAAAAATTTTAGTGAAAAAACTGCTGTTAACACCATTGATTTTACCCGGCCTGAAGCCCGGAAAAAGACTTTTTCCTTTGACAAAAATGATATTGTCATCTTCGGTATTCCCGTTTATGCAGGGCGTGTACCCAATGTGCTGCTTAAATTCTTAAATACAATTTCAGGCAATGGGGCAAAAGCCGTTGCGATCGTCCTTTATGGGAACCGTAATTATGACGATGCGTTAATCGAGTTCAAGGACATTCTGGAATCGGACGGATTTGATGTGATTGCCGGCGGAGCCTTTATCGGCGAGCATTCCTTTTCAGTGACACTGGCAGCTGGTAGACCTGATCAGCAGGATATGGCCTTGGCCGCAGATTTTGCAGATAAAATAACCAATAAGATAAAGACAGTCAGAGACGGCTTTGATATTATCGTTCGGGGGAACAAACCATACAGGGACTATTATCGGCCAAAGGACCCGGATGGTAATCCAGTCAGTATTCTTAAGGTGACTCCCAAAACAAACAGTAACTGCACCGACTGCAAGCTATGTTGTGAGATATGCCCTATGGGTTCAATTGACTGGGACGATGTGTCCAACATTACGGGAATTTGTATCAAGTGCGGTGCCTGCATTAAAAAATGCCCTGTTGATGCCAAGTATTTTGATGATGAAAAATACCTGCGACATAAACAGGAATTGGAAGATGAACTGACGCCTATTCGCCGGGAACCGGAATATTTTGTCTAA
- a CDS encoding transposase, which yields MSRNFSDEFKRILCNCLTHARRNFVDVEDHFPDECEHVINVLADVYHNDDQTKKQAMTPEQRLTYHQEHSGPLMADLLSWLNKQLNGHLVEPNSGLGTDQPFAQRTVSPFQRNYAYKTIRTAIG from the coding sequence TTGTCACGCAATTTCTCTGATGAATTTAAAAGGATTCTTTGTAACTGCCTTACCCATGCCCGCCGGAATTTTGTGGATGTCGAAGATCATTTCCCGGATGAATGCGAGCATGTCATAAATGTCCTTGCTGATGTTTATCATAATGATGACCAGACAAAAAAACAAGCGATGACGCCGGAGCAGCGATTGACTTATCACCAGGAACATAGTGGTCCGTTGATGGCGGATCTTCTGTCCTGGTTGAACAAACAACTTAATGGACATCTGGTGGAACCGAATTCCGGCCTGGGTACAGATCAGCCTTTTGCACAACGAACTGTCAGTCCTTTTCAAAGGAACTACGCATATAAAACTATACGAACAGCCATTGGCTGA
- a CDS encoding AEC family transporter, translated as MTTITNAIIPVLSLIVVGFLLRRTQFVPDHFWPSAEKLTYYVFFPALLIHNLANKKISDLPWCEMLFTVQGTVLVSALLLSSWRLFNPRGSGALFTSVFQGGVRFNTFIALAIAEALFGKEGLLIAVMGAAFMIPLINVLCVSAFSLTVPSDKVSLKGFFLSLAQNPLILGCLIGGALNVSGIGLHQSLDGPLALVGKPAFPLGLMAVGAAYRVDNLFKQWPALTVSSLMQLLCKPLIAFWLATHFCLSGTAAIIAVLLMAVPTAPSAYILSRQLGGDHDSMASIITVQTAISILTLPITLLLIS; from the coding sequence ATGACAACAATTACCAATGCGATAATCCCTGTTCTTTCTCTAATCGTTGTTGGTTTTCTGCTCCGCCGGACTCAATTTGTTCCTGACCATTTCTGGCCGTCGGCAGAAAAACTCACCTATTATGTTTTTTTTCCAGCTCTCCTTATCCACAATCTGGCAAATAAAAAAATCAGTGATCTGCCCTGGTGCGAAATGTTGTTTACGGTACAGGGAACGGTCCTGGTTAGCGCATTGTTGCTGAGTAGCTGGCGGCTTTTTAATCCCCGGGGAAGCGGGGCTCTTTTTACCTCTGTCTTTCAGGGTGGTGTACGTTTCAATACTTTTATTGCATTAGCTATTGCTGAAGCTCTCTTTGGGAAAGAGGGCCTGTTGATAGCGGTAATGGGTGCGGCCTTTATGATTCCTCTGATCAATGTGCTCTGTGTGTCAGCATTTTCACTGACAGTCCCAAGTGATAAGGTTTCTCTTAAAGGTTTTTTTCTCAGCCTGGCCCAGAATCCATTAATTTTAGGATGCCTGATTGGGGGTGCTTTGAATGTATCAGGGATAGGATTGCATCAATCCCTTGATGGGCCTTTAGCTTTGGTTGGAAAACCCGCTTTCCCTCTTGGGTTGATGGCTGTCGGGGCCGCTTATAGAGTTGATAATTTATTTAAACAGTGGCCAGCTCTCACTGTGAGCAGCTTAATGCAGTTATTATGTAAACCACTGATTGCCTTCTGGCTTGCAACTCATTTCTGCCTTTCCGGTACTGCTGCTATCATCGCTGTATTGCTAATGGCTGTGCCAACGGCTCCATCAGCTTACATTCTGTCTCGGCAATTGGGAGGAGATCATGACTCCATGGCCTCGATTATAACTGTTCAAACAGCTATATCTATTTTAACTCTGCCTATTACACTCCTTTTAATAAGTTGA
- a CDS encoding acyl-CoA dehydrogenase → MAQYIADRRDQEFVIHEMFSASDLAENEIYADFNKKTMDMVLKEARTLAVKEILPTNKEGDEIGCTLDNGKVTVPESFHKVYELFCEGAWVAMCDDAEYGGQGMPKILAMAAAELFSGANGSLFMYLALTHGTGKLVEVFGTQAQKKNYLKNLYTGKWAGTMCLTEPEAGSDVGNLTTIAVKNDDGTYTIIGNKIFISGGDQDLTENIIHSVLARIEGAPASTKGISLFLVPKYRVNQDGSIGEFNDVVCTGLEKKMGIHGNATSSLSFGSKGNCIGELLGDENKGMKAMFVMMNEARHGVAGQGFAFASSSYINAVNYARQRIQGVDLTKIFEADPKPVAIINHPDVKRQLLTMKAYVDGMRGLLYYASICFDRVKIATTEEEKDKWNGLIELLTPIMKSYNTDRSFEVCTMGVQIYGGYGYIQEYPQEQLLRDCKITSIYEGTNGIQAMDLLGRKLGLKKGKPFMDMLGEMKATIVAAKEIEALSPMAEKVEKSVNKLGEVAMHMGITAMSENVLHAFAMAHPFLDVCGDVCMGWIELWRAVVAQPKIESAKKKDVDFYQGQVITAEYFINWVLPATLGKMDALQSNITSVMEMPDDAFAG, encoded by the coding sequence ATGGCACAATACATTGCGGACAGACGTGACCAGGAGTTTGTAATTCATGAAATGTTTTCAGCCTCTGATCTGGCCGAAAACGAAATCTATGCGGATTTTAACAAAAAAACTATGGATATGGTGCTCAAGGAAGCAAGAACCCTGGCTGTGAAAGAGATTCTTCCTACCAATAAAGAGGGAGACGAAATTGGCTGCACACTTGATAACGGTAAAGTAACTGTGCCTGAAAGTTTTCATAAGGTCTACGAACTGTTTTGCGAAGGGGCGTGGGTGGCCATGTGTGACGACGCTGAATATGGTGGTCAGGGTATGCCAAAGATTCTTGCCATGGCTGCCGCTGAACTTTTTTCCGGTGCAAACGGTTCCCTTTTTATGTATCTGGCCCTTACCCACGGCACCGGCAAGTTGGTTGAAGTGTTTGGCACACAAGCACAGAAAAAAAACTATCTAAAAAATTTGTACACCGGCAAATGGGCCGGTACCATGTGTCTGACTGAACCTGAAGCAGGTTCAGATGTCGGCAACCTGACCACCATAGCCGTTAAAAACGATGACGGCACATATACCATTATCGGCAACAAGATTTTTATTTCCGGCGGAGATCAGGATCTTACTGAAAACATAATTCATTCTGTTCTTGCCAGAATTGAAGGTGCCCCTGCCAGCACCAAAGGGATTTCTTTGTTTCTGGTACCTAAATATCGGGTAAACCAGGACGGTTCCATCGGAGAATTTAACGATGTTGTGTGCACCGGTCTTGAAAAAAAAATGGGCATCCACGGCAATGCGACCTCGTCATTGTCATTTGGCTCCAAAGGAAACTGCATTGGCGAGCTTTTAGGGGATGAAAATAAGGGTATGAAAGCCATGTTTGTCATGATGAATGAAGCCCGCCATGGTGTTGCCGGACAGGGATTTGCCTTTGCCTCTTCTTCCTATATCAATGCTGTTAATTATGCGCGACAAAGAATTCAGGGTGTGGATCTGACCAAGATTTTTGAAGCAGACCCCAAACCCGTGGCCATCATCAACCATCCGGATGTAAAACGTCAACTGCTTACCATGAAAGCCTATGTGGACGGTATGCGCGGATTGCTTTACTACGCATCCATCTGCTTTGACCGTGTTAAAATTGCAACTACAGAAGAAGAAAAAGATAAGTGGAACGGTCTGATTGAGCTATTAACACCCATAATGAAATCATACAATACGGATCGCTCTTTTGAGGTGTGCACCATGGGTGTACAGATTTACGGCGGTTATGGATACATACAGGAGTATCCCCAGGAACAGTTGCTTCGGGACTGTAAGATTACATCTATCTATGAAGGCACCAACGGTATTCAGGCCATGGATCTGCTGGGTAGAAAACTGGGCCTAAAAAAGGGCAAACCGTTCATGGATATGCTTGGTGAAATGAAGGCCACCATTGTGGCAGCAAAAGAAATTGAGGCACTGTCACCCATGGCTGAAAAAGTTGAAAAAAGCGTTAATAAACTTGGAGAAGTGGCCATGCATATGGGCATAACTGCCATGTCGGAAAATGTACTCCATGCATTTGCCATGGCACATCCGTTCCTGGATGTGTGCGGCGATGTCTGCATGGGATGGATAGAACTGTGGAGAGCGGTTGTGGCACAACCGAAAATTGAAAGCGCCAAGAAAAAAGATGTGGATTTTTATCAGGGCCAGGTAATAACTGCTGAATACTTCATCAACTGGGTTTTGCCCGCTACCTTGGGAAAGATGGATGCACTGCAAAGCAACATCACTTCAGTTATGGAAATGCCTGATGATGCCTTTGCAGGATAA
- a CDS encoding ABC transporter permease subunit yields the protein MPKGLPDRMLSAFSWICALILTAGVSIIIGFLILKGGRSLTFELIFADTRAWDAILLKRQVFGGLFPAMAGTFLLILVSVGIALPLGLCAGIYLAEYAPLRARNVFSFMVDILAGIPSIVVGLFGFSITIFLHHFYNSRIYPCLLISALSLAFLVLPYIIKTTQGAIERIPISIRLTAPVLGATKLQNIVWVLLPSALSDIVSGVVLAIGRCAEDTAVIMLTGVVATAGVPKSLFASFEALPFYIYYTASEYTDPAELVKGYGAALVLLLLCSTLFGLAHIIKVLIDRRAGIL from the coding sequence GTGCCGAAAGGCTTACCTGACAGGATGTTATCTGCTTTTTCATGGATTTGTGCCCTGATCCTTACCGCAGGCGTTTCAATTATTATTGGATTTTTAATCCTGAAAGGGGGCCGCTCCCTGACTTTTGAGCTCATTTTTGCCGATACCCGCGCCTGGGATGCCATCCTGCTCAAGCGTCAGGTGTTCGGTGGACTGTTTCCGGCCATGGCCGGTACTTTTCTGCTGATCCTGGTGTCCGTGGGAATTGCGCTGCCACTCGGGCTTTGTGCCGGCATTTATCTGGCTGAATATGCACCTTTAAGAGCCAGGAACGTGTTCAGTTTTATGGTGGATATTCTGGCGGGAATCCCTTCCATTGTGGTGGGGCTTTTCGGCTTTTCAATCACCATTTTTCTGCATCATTTTTACAACAGCCGCATTTATCCGTGTTTGCTCATTTCCGCCCTGTCCCTTGCATTTCTGGTTTTGCCCTATATCATCAAAACCACCCAGGGCGCCATTGAACGCATTCCGATTTCAATTCGTCTTACAGCACCTGTTTTAGGGGCTACAAAACTGCAGAACATCGTTTGGGTTCTGTTGCCTTCGGCGCTTTCCGACATTGTTTCAGGTGTGGTTCTTGCCATTGGAAGATGCGCCGAGGATACAGCCGTAATCATGCTCACAGGCGTGGTGGCCACCGCAGGTGTTCCCAAATCCCTTTTTGCAAGCTTTGAGGCCCTGCCGTTTTACATTTATTATACGGCATCGGAATACACCGATCCTGCAGAACTGGTCAAAGGATACGGGGCTGCTCTTGTTTTGCTGTTACTTTGTTCCACGCTCTTTGGGCTTGCCCATATCATCAAGGTTCTGATTGATCGCAGGGCGGGAATACTATAG